A region of Chloroflexota bacterium DNA encodes the following proteins:
- a CDS encoding metallophosphoesterase, which produces MRPKPDFTKVKNFPGTHGNSFDVLLHIMDFIENLPRPVFAAVLLFIAVLPTWGNWPQTFGLWLFMLGDWALLAALPRAGKSFGPAKPPALALAVLRAPFALLPLTFALSLEIIGTLLVIYSFWIEPHRLTITKQTLRSPKLKPGQPLRILHLGDLHIERITGRERELLKLIPTLNADLILFSGDFLNLSYIHDPVAQAQAREIISQWSAPLGVYAVSGSPAVDKEEVVPSPLLDGLPLRWLGDEKVTICHNGYEIDLVGLVCTHKPFVDGPKLVEVLGSRPSRFTILLYHTPDLVLDAAEAGVDLQLSGHTHGGQVRLPFFGALITASLYGKQFEVGRRQVDDLTLYVTRGLGMEGKGAPRVRFLCPPEIILWEIGGM; this is translated from the coding sequence ATGCGCCCAAAACCCGATTTCACCAAAGTCAAAAACTTTCCCGGCACTCACGGCAACTCGTTCGACGTTCTGCTTCACATCATGGACTTCATCGAAAACCTGCCTCGGCCCGTCTTCGCCGCCGTCTTGTTGTTCATTGCTGTTTTGCCAACGTGGGGCAACTGGCCGCAGACATTTGGCCTGTGGCTGTTCATGCTCGGCGACTGGGCGTTGTTGGCCGCCCTGCCTCGCGCCGGAAAATCATTTGGCCCGGCCAAGCCGCCTGCCCTGGCGCTGGCCGTTCTGCGCGCACCGTTTGCCCTCCTGCCGCTCACCTTTGCTTTGTCATTGGAAATCATCGGCACACTGCTCGTCATCTACAGCTTTTGGATCGAGCCGCACCGCTTGACGATTACAAAGCAAACGTTGAGATCGCCCAAACTCAAGCCTGGCCAACCGCTTCGCATCCTGCATCTTGGAGACTTGCACATTGAGCGCATCACCGGCCGCGAGCGCGAACTGCTCAAACTCATCCCAACCCTCAACGCCGATCTCATTTTGTTCTCCGGCGACTTTCTCAACCTTTCGTACATTCACGATCCGGTTGCCCAGGCGCAGGCGCGCGAGATCATCAGCCAGTGGTCGGCGCCGCTCGGCGTGTACGCCGTGTCGGGTAGCCCGGCGGTGGATAAAGAAGAAGTCGTGCCTTCCCCGCTCCTCGACGGCCTTCCCCTTCGCTGGCTGGGCGACGAGAAAGTGACAATCTGCCACAACGGCTATGAGATCGATCTCGTTGGACTGGTCTGCACTCACAAGCCGTTTGTGGACGGGCCGAAGCTGGTGGAGGTGTTGGGAAGCCGCCCCTCGCGGTTCACCATTTTGCTGTATCACACCCCTGATCTCGTGTTGGACGCCGCCGAGGCCGGGGTTGACCTTCAGCTATCGGGACACACCCACGGCGGCCAGGTGCGCCTGCCGTTTTTTGGGGCGCTGATCACGGCTTCACTTTACGGCAAACAATTTGAAGTGGGTCGGCGGCAGGTGGACGACCTGACGCTCTACGTCACTCGCGGGCTGGGCATGGAAGGCAAAGGCGCGCCGCGCGTGCGCTTCCTGTGCCCGCCGGAAATTATTTTGTGGGAGATTGGTGGCATGTGA